The proteins below come from a single Holdemania massiliensis genomic window:
- a CDS encoding glycosyltransferase, whose protein sequence is MKTKTVIYTSYLCSEVKYKELYVNSAVKPGIQVQKFNRLLVEGLSLNGINVQCLSSLPMSRIISQKIFIIERNDSVENVKFYYLPILNIPIIKDLLILVLSFFKGLFFACKESSSFMVCDILSMPNSLGCAIAYRLLGKKVLGIVTDLPEDVISTKIFLKLYYLVIQMCTHYVFMTKEMNLKLNKTGKPFKIIEGISDIKRVIEKQEENKFSSAKICLYAGNCNKKNGVDKLIEAILLLKHKNIILHIFGSGDEVGYIEKVAKKEKQIQYHGIQPNDEVLVYQSNSDLLINPRPSEEEFTKYSFPSKNMEYMTSGTPLLTTKLVGMPEEYYEYVYLFDDESVEGMSKKIDEVLSLSEETRKKTGLKAREFILKEKNNVIQTRKMIDLMKD, encoded by the coding sequence ATGAAGACTAAAACTGTTATCTATACATCTTACCTTTGCTCCGAAGTAAAGTATAAAGAATTATATGTGAATTCTGCGGTGAAGCCGGGAATACAAGTTCAAAAATTTAATAGATTATTAGTAGAAGGACTAAGTTTAAACGGCATTAATGTACAATGTTTGTCTTCTTTGCCAATGAGTCGAATTATTTCACAAAAAATATTTATTATAGAGCGAAACGACTCGGTAGAAAATGTTAAATTTTATTATTTGCCTATACTTAACATTCCTATAATAAAAGATTTATTGATTTTGGTTTTAAGTTTTTTTAAAGGGCTTTTTTTTGCATGTAAAGAATCTAGTTCGTTTATGGTATGTGATATTTTATCTATGCCTAATTCATTAGGCTGCGCAATTGCTTATCGATTACTTGGAAAAAAAGTATTAGGTATTGTTACAGATTTACCTGAAGATGTAATAAGTACCAAAATTTTTTTAAAACTTTATTATCTTGTAATTCAAATGTGCACACATTATGTTTTCATGACAAAAGAAATGAACTTAAAATTAAACAAAACTGGAAAACCTTTTAAAATAATTGAGGGAATATCAGATATCAAACGAGTTATTGAAAAACAAGAAGAAAATAAATTTAGTTCTGCAAAAATTTGTCTGTATGCAGGAAATTGTAACAAAAAAAATGGAGTTGATAAATTAATTGAGGCAATATTGCTATTGAAACATAAAAATATTATATTGCATATATTTGGTTCAGGAGATGAAGTTGGCTATATAGAAAAAGTGGCAAAAAAAGAGAAACAAATCCAATATCATGGTATTCAACCGAATGACGAAGTGCTTGTATATCAAAGTAATTCTGATCTATTAATAAATCCTAGGCCATCAGAAGAAGAATTTACAAAATATTCGTTTCCTTCAAAAAATATGGAGTATATGACATCGGGTACACCTTTATTAACAACAAAGTTAGTGGGAATGCCAGAGGAATATTATGAATATGTATATCTGTTTGATGACGAAAGTGTTGAAGGAATGTCAAAGAAAATAGATGAAGTATTGAGTTTGTCGGAAGAAACCCGTAAAAAAACTGGATTAAAGGCTCGGGAATTTATATTAAAAGAAAAAAACAATGTAATACAAACTCGTAAAATGATAGATTTAATGAAAGATTAG
- a CDS encoding glycosyltransferase family 4 protein, with the protein MEKILWLTNLPAPYRIEFFNQLGKYVELFVIFEGNRSEDRDANWFNYDFKNFESLFLENDYKKNIISIRKVLKSRKFTWAFNTDYSSINGLIFLGLCKLNGVSVILEADGGIPVNRGFIMNKLISGVMLLHSYYFSTGKYTDDYFFYYGVKNEKIWHYRFSSLTEKEINRNRLVSKSERNENFNILSIGQQIYRKGYDILIDAVNKLDIPIVLNIIGGIPSEQLLNRISVKKKGNIHFFQYMDKVDLDRYFRSADLFVLPSREEIWGLVINEAASYNIPVITSDNCIAGKEFCLKNNIGLIFKNEDIQDLVDKIMIMYHDKDARYEFSRNCSEINDKYTIENMVLDHLKFFNFEKSN; encoded by the coding sequence ATGGAAAAAATATTATGGTTGACAAATTTACCAGCGCCGTATCGTATAGAGTTTTTTAATCAACTAGGAAAATATGTTGAATTGTTTGTTATTTTTGAAGGAAATAGAAGCGAAGACAGAGATGCTAATTGGTTTAATTATGATTTTAAAAATTTCGAAAGTCTCTTTTTAGAAAATGATTATAAAAAAAATATTATATCAATTAGAAAAGTATTAAAAAGCAGGAAATTTACATGGGCATTCAATACAGATTATTCTAGCATAAATGGTCTAATATTTTTAGGATTATGTAAATTAAATGGTGTGTCTGTAATTCTTGAAGCAGATGGGGGGATACCAGTAAACAGAGGATTCATTATGAATAAACTGATTTCAGGTGTCATGTTGCTTCACAGTTACTATTTTAGTACAGGTAAATACACTGACGATTATTTTTTCTATTATGGTGTTAAGAACGAAAAAATATGGCATTATCGATTTTCGTCTCTTACAGAAAAAGAAATTAATAGAAATAGATTAGTGTCTAAATCAGAAAGGAATGAAAATTTTAATATTCTGTCGATAGGACAACAAATTTACAGAAAAGGCTATGATATATTAATTGACGCAGTAAATAAATTAGATATACCAATTGTTTTAAATATTATAGGAGGTATCCCATCAGAACAGTTATTAAATCGTATTTCAGTAAAGAAAAAAGGTAATATTCATTTTTTTCAATATATGGATAAAGTAGATCTAGATAGGTATTTTAGAAGTGCTGATCTATTCGTATTACCTTCAAGGGAAGAAATATGGGGATTAGTGATTAACGAAGCAGCATCATATAATATTCCAGTAATAACCTCTGATAATTGTATAGCCGGGAAAGAATTCTGTTTGAAGAACAATATTGGATTAATATTTAAAAATGAAGATATCCAAGATCTGGTTGATAAAATCATGATTATGTATCATGATAAAGATGCTAGATATGAATTTTCCAGAAATTGCAGTGAAATTAATGATAAGTATACGATAGAAAATATGGTTCTTGATCATTTAAAATTCTTTAATTTTGAAAAATCGAACTAG
- a CDS encoding SDR family NAD(P)-dependent oxidoreductase, which translates to MFNNKVLLITGGTGSFGNAVCQRFLKTGIKEIRILSRDEKKQDDMRKYYNSDKLKFFIGDVRDYNSIKGVFRGVDYVFHAAALKQVPSCEFYPMEAVKTNVHGSDNVINACVENKVKKAIFLSTDKAAYPINAMGMTKALMEKNVIARSRQLQEDDTILCLTRYGNVMASRGSVIPLFCDQIDHGKEITITNPDMTRFMMTLEEAVELVLYAFEHGKQGDLFVQKAPSATIETLAKAVLELKKSDSRISYIGTRHGEKLYETLITSEEMIKAIDLGDYYRIPADNRDLNYDKYISSGNHELAELVDYTSHNTNRLDIDSMKQLLLKLELFKDEINN; encoded by the coding sequence ATGTTTAATAATAAGGTTTTGTTAATCACTGGTGGAACTGGATCGTTTGGAAATGCTGTATGCCAAAGGTTTTTAAAAACGGGTATTAAAGAAATTAGAATATTATCACGCGATGAAAAAAAACAAGATGATATGAGAAAATATTATAATAGTGACAAATTAAAGTTTTTTATAGGTGATGTTCGCGATTATAATTCAATTAAAGGTGTATTTCGCGGCGTTGATTATGTTTTTCATGCGGCTGCATTGAAACAGGTTCCTTCATGTGAGTTTTATCCTATGGAAGCGGTTAAAACTAATGTTCATGGAAGCGATAATGTTATAAATGCTTGTGTTGAAAATAAAGTAAAAAAAGCAATTTTTCTTAGTACGGATAAAGCAGCTTACCCTATAAACGCCATGGGGATGACAAAAGCGTTAATGGAAAAGAATGTGATTGCACGAAGCAGGCAATTACAGGAAGATGATACAATTCTCTGTTTAACAAGATATGGAAATGTTATGGCTTCAAGAGGGAGTGTTATTCCGCTTTTCTGCGATCAGATAGATCATGGCAAAGAAATAACGATTACTAATCCTGACATGACACGCTTCATGATGACTCTAGAAGAAGCGGTAGAATTGGTTTTGTATGCTTTTGAACATGGTAAACAGGGTGATCTTTTCGTACAGAAAGCCCCATCCGCAACTATAGAAACATTAGCTAAAGCAGTTTTAGAGTTGAAAAAATCAGATTCGAGAATTTCATATATAGGAACTAGACATGGAGAAAAATTATATGAAACTTTAATAACTTCAGAAGAAATGATAAAAGCTATTGATTTAGGTGATTATTATAGAATTCCTGCGGATAATCGTGATTTAAATTATGATAAATACATAAGTTCAGGTAATCATGAATTAGCGGAATTAGTAGACTACACTTCTCATAATACTAATCGTTTAGATATAGATAGTATGAAGCAATTATTATTAAAGTTAGAATTATTTAAAGATGAAATAAATAATTAG
- a CDS encoding NAD-dependent epimerase/dehydratase family protein: MEGSSKKKILVTGAGGFIGKNLCLTLRTEGYEVICFDNSGEISLEDAICSCDFIMHLAGVNRPKDANQFYAVNTDLTSKIIDLCKLHQRFLPILFSSSIQAILNNDYGKSKKMAEELLRNYHRETGANIYIFRLTNAFGKWCKPNYNSVIATFCYNIAHNIDIVINDPERVIEFAYIDDIVAAFINCIEMKSNNEIYTVEPSYKKSLSEIASLIKAFKKSRENLSIANMKDEFCKKLYATYLSYLPLDEFSYPLKMNIDSRGSFTELIKTISQGQISVNISHPGITKGNHWHHTKNEKFIVVAGEGVIRLRSLCNDEIVEYYVSGKEIQVVDIPVGYTHCIENIGTTDLVTIMWANEVFDSNKPDTFYESVV; encoded by the coding sequence ATGGAAGGTAGTTCAAAAAAGAAAATATTAGTAACAGGAGCGGGGGGTTTTATTGGTAAAAATTTATGCTTGACTCTAAGAACGGAAGGATATGAGGTAATTTGCTTTGATAACAGTGGAGAAATATCTTTAGAAGATGCAATATGTTCTTGTGATTTTATAATGCATCTAGCAGGAGTAAATAGGCCTAAAGACGCAAATCAATTTTATGCTGTTAACACCGATTTGACGTCAAAAATAATAGATTTATGCAAATTGCATCAGAGATTCTTGCCAATTCTATTTAGTTCATCTATTCAGGCAATTCTGAATAATGATTATGGGAAAAGTAAAAAAATGGCTGAGGAATTATTAAGAAATTACCATCGTGAGACTGGAGCGAATATTTATATTTTTCGGTTAACCAACGCTTTCGGAAAATGGTGTAAACCTAATTATAATAGTGTCATTGCGACATTTTGCTATAACATAGCACATAATATTGATATTGTTATAAATGATCCTGAACGTGTAATTGAGTTTGCTTACATAGATGATATCGTGGCTGCGTTTATAAATTGTATAGAAATGAAGAGCAATAATGAAATCTATACGGTTGAGCCTTCTTATAAAAAATCTTTGTCAGAAATAGCTTCATTAATTAAGGCGTTTAAAAAAAGTAGAGAAAATTTGTCAATTGCTAATATGAAGGATGAGTTTTGTAAGAAATTATATGCAACATATTTAAGCTATTTACCATTAGATGAATTCTCCTATCCTCTAAAGATGAATATAGATAGTAGAGGTTCCTTTACTGAATTGATTAAAACGATTAGTCAAGGTCAAATATCAGTAAATATTAGTCATCCAGGTATAACTAAAGGAAATCATTGGCACCATACTAAAAATGAAAAATTTATCGTAGTTGCAGGAGAAGGGGTTATACGTCTACGTTCTTTATGTAATGACGAGATTGTAGAGTATTACGTCTCTGGAAAAGAGATTCAAGTTGTTGATATACCTGTAGGATATACTCATTGTATAGAAAATATAGGAACAACTGACTTAGTTACGATTATGTGGGCTAATGAGGTGTTTGACAGTAATAAGCCTGATACATTTTATGAATCAGTAGTTTAA
- the wecB gene encoding non-hydrolyzing UDP-N-acetylglucosamine 2-epimerase: protein MKKLKLMTILGTRPEIIRLSACIKACDKYFDHVLVHTGQNWDYTLNQVFFDELGLRSPDFFLNTVGENLGETMGNIISKSYEIILSEKPDAVLILGDTNSALSAISAKRLKTPIFHMEAGNRCWDWNVSEMINRKIVDHISDVNLPYTEHSRRYLLNEGIDGKTIFVTGSPMKEVLSTYRDEIEESNILEQLNLHKGKYILVSAHREENVDIESNFISLMNAINKVAETYNLPIIYSTHPRTKKWLEKRDFKFNSLVKNMKPFGFFDYNKLQKNAFCVLSDSGTLSEESSILKFPAVLIRTSTERPEVLDKGSLIIGGISTETVIQSVNMAIAMNENKEISIEAEDYNDDNISIKVVKIIQSYTDIINRTVWLKD from the coding sequence ATGAAGAAACTAAAACTAATGACTATTTTGGGAACTCGTCCTGAAATTATTCGTTTATCAGCCTGCATAAAAGCTTGCGATAAATACTTTGATCATGTACTTGTGCATACAGGACAAAATTGGGATTACACATTAAATCAAGTTTTTTTTGATGAATTAGGTTTGAGGTCTCCTGATTTTTTTCTGAATACAGTAGGTGAAAACTTAGGTGAGACTATGGGTAATATTATTAGTAAAAGCTATGAAATTATTCTTAGCGAGAAACCTGATGCAGTATTAATATTAGGCGATACCAATAGCGCATTAAGTGCAATCAGTGCTAAACGTTTAAAAACGCCAATATTCCATATGGAAGCAGGAAATCGATGTTGGGACTGGAATGTGTCAGAAATGATTAATAGAAAAATTGTTGACCATATTTCTGATGTTAATCTACCTTATACAGAGCATAGTAGAAGATATTTATTAAATGAAGGTATAGACGGAAAAACAATTTTCGTTACAGGTTCTCCTATGAAAGAGGTTTTATCAACCTATCGGGATGAAATTGAAGAATCAAATATACTAGAGCAATTGAACTTACATAAAGGAAAATATATCCTCGTGTCAGCACACCGAGAAGAAAATGTTGATATCGAATCTAATTTTATTTCTTTAATGAATGCCATAAATAAAGTAGCTGAAACTTATAACTTACCTATTATATATAGTACACATCCGAGAACGAAAAAATGGTTAGAAAAACGCGATTTCAAATTTAACTCGCTTGTAAAAAATATGAAACCGTTTGGTTTTTTTGATTATAATAAGCTTCAAAAAAATGCTTTTTGTGTTCTCAGTGATAGTGGAACTCTATCTGAAGAAAGTTCTATCTTGAAATTTCCGGCTGTTTTAATAAGAACGAGTACAGAGAGACCTGAGGTCTTAGATAAGGGATCTTTAATTATTGGAGGTATATCAACTGAAACTGTTATTCAAAGTGTAAATATGGCGATCGCTATGAATGAGAATAAAGAAATTTCTATAGAAGCTGAGGATTATAATGATGATAATATTTCCATTAAAGTAGTTAAAATAATCCAAAGCTACACAGATATTATTAACAGAACTGTTTGGCTAAAGGACTAA
- a CDS encoding glycosyltransferase family 2 protein, whose protein sequence is MKVLVIIPAYNEAENIPNLMEKINELGYDYLVINDCSKDDSALLLNSMRLAHLDLPINIGLAGVTQVGFRYAYENNYDAAIVIDGDGQHPPVYIKSLIEKLNEGYDYVIGSRYINEKKPWSLRMIGSRLIGFSIRVKTGQKINDPTSGMRALGKEVLKEFAYEMNFVNESDALTHVLRKKLKVCEIQVPMEQRESGVSYFDSIVKSGKFMINVIISIIFIQ, encoded by the coding sequence ATGAAAGTACTTGTGATAATTCCAGCATATAACGAGGCAGAGAATATACCGAATCTTATGGAGAAAATCAATGAGCTAGGCTATGACTATTTAGTAATTAATGATTGCAGTAAAGATGACTCAGCTCTCTTACTTAATTCGATGAGATTAGCTCATTTAGATTTGCCTATTAATATCGGGTTAGCCGGTGTAACGCAAGTTGGTTTTAGATACGCATATGAGAATAATTATGATGCAGCAATAGTAATAGACGGTGATGGTCAACATCCTCCAGTTTATATTAAAAGTTTAATTGAAAAATTAAATGAAGGATACGATTATGTTATAGGTTCACGGTATATAAATGAAAAAAAACCATGGAGTTTGCGCATGATTGGTAGTCGTTTAATAGGTTTTTCTATTCGAGTTAAAACAGGGCAAAAAATTAACGATCCTACAAGTGGAATGAGAGCATTAGGGAAAGAGGTTCTTAAAGAATTTGCCTATGAAATGAATTTTGTTAATGAGTCTGATGCATTAACACATGTTTTAAGGAAAAAATTAAAAGTTTGTGAGATACAAGTGCCTATGGAACAAAGGGAAAGCGGTGTTAGCTATTTTGATAGTATTGTTAAGTCAGGGAAATTTATGATAAATGTCATAATAAGTATAATTTTCATTCAGTGA
- a CDS encoding DUF2304 domain-containing protein — translation MSQYLQIALFIASLLTFIFVISCSKKHKMNIRYAIVWTLWSLGIIFISLYPQIVDYISNILNIAVPVNTLFLIMIFLLYLLSFYLFLKISLLNEQIKNIAYEIALIKKELGEKNE, via the coding sequence ATGTCTCAATATTTGCAAATAGCGTTATTTATTGCTTCATTATTAACTTTTATTTTTGTTATATCCTGTTCAAAAAAACATAAAATGAATATAAGATATGCAATTGTCTGGACTTTATGGTCGCTGGGGATTATTTTTATAAGTTTATATCCTCAAATCGTAGATTATATTTCTAATATTTTAAATATAGCAGTTCCTGTTAATACACTCTTTTTGATAATGATATTTTTATTATATTTATTAAGCTTTTATTTATTTCTTAAAATATCTTTGTTGAATGAACAAATAAAAAATATAGCATATGAGATAGCTTTGATAAAAAAAGAATTAGGTGAAAAAAATGAATGA
- a CDS encoding MBOAT family O-acyltransferase gives MQPTSLSFIAFFLISLLIYYCMPGRWQRYWLAIVNLVYVSSFGSLSLIYLILLTLFITFFGLRIQRERKKRRSSALFTAIFLLILGLAIFKYTRLFLPFLQLSWLAPIGISFYTFKAISYCVEIAKNKMAAETSYLNIWLYCSFFPVFTAGPINRPQTFFSQLKKRRPWKPLRIELGMIRAALGCFEKIVIADNLLILIDSIYLQWQEASGGLLWIAMILYSFQIYLDFDAYSNIAIGVSRCFGFRIEENFRTPYLSESISEFWRRWHISLSSWFRDYVYIPLGGNRAGTSKKFGNLMIVFLVSGLWHGASWSFVLWGFLHGILQVIEQLLHLSKKAINPIVRCFKILLNFLLVTITWVFFKIPDARQAFSILGKALFFPSFKLNLDQLQISSNELLFALGFVVIIMILDLLRSKQDMVRWFRNRNIIFRFSLYLILFSVFLILGVYGSGYDANQFIYIQF, from the coding sequence ATGCAGCCTACATCCCTAAGCTTTATCGCTTTCTTTCTGATCAGTCTTTTAATCTATTACTGTATGCCTGGACGGTGGCAGCGATATTGGCTAGCTATTGTAAACTTAGTCTATGTCAGCTCTTTCGGCAGTCTGAGCTTAATTTATCTGATATTATTAACTTTGTTTATTACCTTCTTTGGATTAAGAATTCAAAGAGAAAGAAAAAAGAGAAGGTCCTCAGCTTTATTTACAGCCATTTTCTTGCTTATACTAGGTTTAGCCATTTTCAAATATACACGTTTATTCCTTCCTTTCCTTCAATTATCTTGGCTTGCTCCGATTGGCATTTCATTTTATACATTTAAAGCTATCAGCTATTGTGTTGAAATCGCAAAGAATAAAATGGCTGCAGAAACAAGCTATTTAAATATTTGGCTCTATTGTTCCTTTTTTCCTGTATTTACTGCCGGTCCCATTAATCGTCCTCAAACATTTTTTTCTCAATTAAAAAAACGTCGTCCGTGGAAACCTCTGCGTATCGAATTGGGCATGATCCGAGCAGCGCTTGGTTGTTTTGAAAAAATAGTAATTGCAGACAACCTATTAATTCTAATTGATTCGATCTACCTTCAATGGCAAGAGGCCTCAGGAGGTTTATTGTGGATCGCCATGATTCTTTATTCATTTCAAATTTACTTAGATTTTGATGCTTATTCCAATATTGCGATCGGTGTTTCCCGTTGTTTTGGTTTTAGAATAGAAGAAAATTTCCGCACACCTTATTTATCAGAAAGTATTTCTGAATTCTGGAGAAGATGGCATATTTCCTTAAGTTCTTGGTTTCGCGACTATGTTTATATTCCACTCGGTGGAAATCGCGCAGGCACTTCGAAAAAATTTGGAAACTTGATGATTGTGTTTTTAGTAAGCGGTCTGTGGCATGGGGCTTCCTGGAGCTTTGTTCTATGGGGTTTCTTGCATGGGATTCTGCAAGTCATTGAACAACTTCTTCACTTATCTAAAAAAGCAATAAACCCGATCGTTCGATGCTTCAAGATCCTGTTGAATTTCCTCTTAGTTACAATCACCTGGGTATTCTTTAAAATTCCAGATGCTCGCCAAGCTTTTTCAATCTTGGGAAAAGCACTATTTTTTCCTTCATTCAAGCTTAATTTAGATCAGCTACAAATTTCCTCTAACGAATTACTATTTGCCCTTGGCTTTGTTGTTATCATCATGATTTTAGATTTATTGAGAAGTAAACAAGACATGGTAAGATGGTTTAGAAATAGAAATATTATTTTCCGTTTTTCCCTTTATTTGATTTTATTCTCTGTTTTTCTAATTCTCGGCGTATATGGATCTGGCTATGATGCCAATCAGTTTATTTATATCCAGTTTTAA
- a CDS encoding phospholipid carrier-dependent glycosyltransferase yields MFKDISLTLFNNQELISLLVLESGVLLFSYMLYQYLKKKGKFQTSADQQTVHKNRWTLMDTLISATITIMFLVIALWKLGAAAMPQTRWQPTQANESFILEIEDGSSAFDRLYLLSGEGDNNALDSGYQLGLKNIVIEGSNDLSKWEQITHIGDSSYLQWEVIDGQWNYRYLRITAGELRNVINEIGIKRAGFDEFLPLRVYSKDPTGKYDPQLVIDEQAKLTIDPLYLNETYFDEIYHVRNAQEIAEGQVMYAFVHPLLGTQIIAAFINLLGNNPFAWRIGGVLFSAAMIPLLYDLSKRLFKKTFYASLGAIFLACDFMHLTTARIATLEPFSVFFIILMTYFMIRYLQMNFYKDDFKKTLGLLALSGISMGIGVSVKWTGAYAGIGLAVLFFASLFARYSEYRRAKKQTDPSFEEKHIVEVFPKYCFITLLWCCLWFVLIPLTIYALSYLPCIINRNEGWSLSGVIKQTIGMYNYHANLEATHPFQSVWWQWIVDARPIWYYHHVSDSVVYTISAFGNPLIWWSGLLAVLFCIVDFVKNKAKTAGIIVVSYFAQLIPWMLVTRCVFIYHYYPAVPFLILALVYALKRLIEKDPRYQKRVIVFMVLCVILFVLFLPATAGFGTTKSYIDGFMRWFPSWYFG; encoded by the coding sequence ATGTTTAAAGATATAAGTTTAACTCTTTTTAATAATCAAGAATTGATCAGCTTACTTGTCTTGGAGTCTGGTGTTTTGCTATTTTCCTATATGCTCTATCAATATCTAAAGAAGAAAGGAAAATTTCAGACATCAGCAGATCAGCAAACCGTCCATAAAAATCGATGGACGTTGATGGATACCTTGATCAGTGCGACGATCACAATTATGTTTCTTGTCATTGCCCTATGGAAGCTTGGAGCAGCAGCGATGCCGCAAACGCGCTGGCAGCCAACTCAAGCAAATGAATCGTTTATCTTGGAAATTGAAGATGGCAGCAGTGCCTTTGATCGTCTTTATCTGCTTTCTGGAGAAGGGGATAATAATGCTTTGGACAGTGGATATCAATTGGGGCTGAAGAATATCGTCATTGAGGGCTCCAATGATCTTTCCAAATGGGAACAGATTACCCATATTGGAGACAGCAGCTATTTGCAATGGGAAGTGATTGATGGACAATGGAATTATCGTTATCTTCGAATTACGGCAGGTGAACTTCGCAATGTTATCAATGAAATCGGCATCAAGCGCGCAGGTTTTGATGAATTTCTGCCGCTAAGAGTTTATTCTAAGGATCCAACAGGAAAGTATGATCCACAATTGGTGATTGATGAGCAAGCAAAACTGACAATTGATCCGCTGTATTTGAATGAAACCTATTTTGATGAAATTTATCATGTTCGCAATGCTCAGGAAATTGCGGAAGGTCAAGTTATGTATGCTTTTGTCCATCCTTTGTTAGGGACGCAAATCATCGCCGCGTTTATCAATCTATTAGGCAATAATCCTTTCGCGTGGCGGATTGGGGGTGTTCTATTCAGTGCGGCGATGATACCGCTGCTTTATGATCTGAGCAAGAGGTTATTTAAAAAAACTTTCTATGCTTCATTAGGAGCCATTTTCTTAGCATGCGATTTCATGCATTTAACGACGGCTAGAATTGCTACACTAGAACCCTTTTCCGTTTTCTTTATTATCCTAATGACTTATTTTATGATTCGTTATCTACAGATGAATTTCTATAAGGATGATTTTAAAAAGACGTTAGGACTATTGGCTCTTTCCGGAATCAGCATGGGGATTGGCGTATCTGTCAAATGGACAGGAGCTTATGCTGGTATAGGATTGGCGGTTTTATTTTTTGCAAGTTTATTTGCTCGATATTCTGAATATCGAAGAGCTAAAAAACAAACTGATCCTTCTTTTGAAGAGAAGCATATCGTGGAGGTTTTTCCAAAGTATTGTTTTATAACGTTGCTTTGGTGCTGTTTATGGTTTGTTCTTATTCCTCTAACAATTTATGCTCTTTCGTATTTACCTTGTATTATTAATCGAAATGAAGGGTGGAGTTTAAGCGGAGTTATAAAACAGACGATTGGGATGTACAATTATCATGCAAATTTGGAAGCTACGCATCCTTTTCAATCCGTATGGTGGCAATGGATTGTGGATGCTCGTCCGATCTGGTATTATCATCACGTTAGCGATTCGGTCGTTTATACGATATCTGCTTTTGGAAATCCATTGATATGGTGGTCAGGCCTGCTTGCTGTTTTGTTTTGTATTGTTGATTTTGTCAAAAATAAAGCCAAAACAGCCGGGATTATTGTAGTAAGTTATTTTGCACAACTGATTCCATGGATGCTGGTTACGCGATGTGTGTTCATTTATCACTATTATCCAGCTGTACCATTTTTGATTTTAGCATTGGTTTATGCTTTGAAGCGATTGATTGAAAAAGATCCGCGATACCAGAAGCGAGTCATTGTATTTATGGTTCTTTGTGTCATCTTGTTTGTCTTATTTTTGCCGGCAACAGCGGGATTTGGTACGACGAAAAGTTATATCGATGGTTTCATGAGGTGGTTTCCAAGCTGGTATTTTGGTTAA
- a CDS encoding DUF2383 domain-containing protein: MNTMDNEIVKDLNELLRGCHMGAATFKEYLVEAQSEKLRETLKHSLDVFQKHEIELTSRINSYGENAADSTGIMAVLSEMAEKIKTIMADSDEEILNQSIKAMDMGLKACHDFTDRHKQVPEELLFVIHDLEADYKKVYRDLTELKLNNY, translated from the coding sequence ATGAATACTATGGATAACGAAATTGTAAAAGATCTTAACGAGTTACTAAGAGGATGTCATATGGGAGCGGCAACCTTTAAAGAGTATTTAGTTGAAGCACAGTCAGAAAAATTAAGAGAGACTTTAAAACATTCACTTGATGTATTCCAGAAACATGAAATTGAACTGACAAGCAGAATTAATTCCTATGGAGAAAACGCTGCGGATTCAACGGGAATTATGGCCGTCCTTTCAGAAATGGCTGAGAAAATTAAAACGATTATGGCGGATAGTGATGAAGAGATATTAAATCAATCGATTAAAGCTATGGATATGGGGTTAAAAGCATGTCATGATTTTACGGATCGACATAAACAAGTTCCTGAAGAATTGTTATTTGTGATACATGATTTAGAAGCTGACTACAAAAAGGTTTATCGTGACCTGACTGAATTGAAATTGAATAATTATTAA